A region of the Phaseolus vulgaris cultivar G19833 chromosome 11, P. vulgaris v2.0, whole genome shotgun sequence genome:
AACCATATTTGAATTGACCCAATTGTCCCCTTGGTCTGAAAGGCTAACCTTGGATAAATCATTCCACCATCTAGATTTATACCTATTTCGATTCGGTGTAAATGAGTTTGTCATACTCCATAATCCATACTTCGATTCAagaacatccttccaaagaccCTTCTTAGTGGAACCCATTCTCCATAACTATTTTGCCAAGAGTGCCTTATTGAATAAATCAATACTTTTAATACCTAACCCTCCCTCCTCTTTCGCTTTACAAATGTTCTCCGAACTAGTCCAGGCAATTTTCCTCCCTTCTGCTCCCCATCCCCATAGGAACTTCCTCAGTAATTTTGTGACCTCCTTGCATACTCCAACCGGGACTTTAAAAAAGATAGAAAGAATAGTGGTATGGCATTGATGACAGATTTTAGAAGGCAAACTCTTCCCGCGAAGGAAAGATTCCTCCCTTTCCATACCGAGAGTTTCTTTCTTATCTTTGATAATACAGGATCCCAGAAGGAGCACCTAGCCTGATTACCACCAATAGGCAGGCCTAAGTATGTGAATGGTATATCCATTAGGCTGCAATGAAGTATCCCCGAGTACATTTTTACCTCATACATGTCTACTCCAATTGCTCCTATTTTACTTTTGTGGAAGTTTACTTTGAGACCAGAGCTTAATTCAAAACATCTTAACATAGCcttgatgctcaaaatattttgtaCATTTGATTCGCACACAAAGAGAGTGTCATCAGCAAATTGTAGTAGATTCACCTCCACTTTTTTATCCCCAACTTTTAAACCTGAGAACAAGTTTTTTCTTGTCGCTTGTTTTACTAGTCCAACCAAACCTTGTGcaacaatcaaaaacaaaaatggtGTCATCGGATCCCCTTGTCTAAGGCCTCTAAACGATTTGAATTCTTTTGTCGAGCTACCGTTTACCAATACCGATATAGTAGTTGATTCAAGGCATGCTCTAATCCACTGTATCCATTTTTCACAAAAACCTAATCTACTCATCATGTACAGTAGGAACTCCCAACCCACTGAATCGTAAGCCTTTTCAAAGTCAAGTTTTACAACCACCCCACTTTTCCTCCTTCTTTTCAAATCACTTATGACTTCATTCACAACAAGGACACTATCTAATAATCCTCTATTAGATAAAAAAGCTAATTGTGATCCATCTATCACCTtctcaataacttttttaatcctTCTAGATAACACTTTTTTCAGAATGTTGTACAAACATCTTACAAGTGAGATGGGTCTATACTCTTCAAGAGATTGAGGATTCTCAGACTTTGGGATCAATGTTATGAATGAAGCATTACatccctttgggatcttccccTCACTGTGAAAATGTTTTACTGCACCCATCACGTCCTTATCCAACAAACCCCAATACTTTTAATAAAACTGAATGTTACTTCGTCTGGGCCAGGGCTTTTACTACTGTAACAATTCCATATAGCCTCCTTAATTTCATTATCCTCAAAAGGGTCAGTCAAGAACTTGATGTCATAAtcttttaattctttaaattcaACATTATCCAACCTGACACCAATATCCTCGACAGCCGACATCTTTTTCTTGTAGAATTCTTTAACCAACTCCTTCACCATACTTGGTTCTTCCACCCATTTATCAGAGTTATAACAATGTATTCCTTTGATCTCATTCCCCATCCTCCTCCATTTAATTGAAGCGTGATAGTACTTAGAATTGGAATCCCCTTTCTTAAACCATAATGCTCTTGACTTTTGTTGTAATAAGGATTCATTCCTCATATTGATATCTTGTAACTAGCTCAAGAGCTCTCTTCGTTCCCTAATCTTGTTTTCATCTAACTCGTCTTCATCATCTCTCCTATCAAGCTCTTGTATTTTATTCAAGATATCCACTTTGAGCTTATCTATATAACCGAAAACATCTTTATTCCACCCTTTCAAATCGCTCTTTAGCATTTTCAGTTTCTCTTTTAACACAAAAATTTCATTTCCCTGAACCAAATAACTTCCCAATTTATCTTTAACAAAGTTATCAAACTCTTTATGTTCCTGCCAAATGTCTAGAAACCTGAATGGTTTTGGTCCCCAATCTACTATATTTGCTTTTAGCACTACGGCACAGTGATCAGATACTTGTCTATCTAAGACATATTGTTTGTTGCCTAACCAATGTTGCAACcattcaaatgtagttaaaaaTATGTCAAGTCTGCTCTTAGCCTTTCCATTAGGTCTATACCATGTATATTTTCTTCCAATGCAAGGTATATCAACCATctctgatggaagagggccaagcacaacttcacaagaacgacaaaagccaagacatgagcatccaaagccaaaccaagagcgtctagggctaagggaggagcgtctaggccaaaggggaggagcgtctagcccaaggtggagagcgtctaggccaatgaaaggagcgtctaggaccaaattGCTAAGCCCATGGCCAAGCGAATCCATGCAGATTTttttatgctacatgaaggcccattaggggtagcttagtattagttgtggtgtaaatagcataaacttgattccatgagacttgacctagatttgctaaagatttggtcactttctagaaggattctccacatggccatgtgctccatgtgatgtaaatttgcatttcattttgtttagcattagggttgcattatggtcctctttagcctataaaaagaggagcctacaccttgtattttcaagtttattgtgagtaaagttatgctgtcattttgtgccaagctttgcttctccctagaactctaggctctaaacttcacatccttcacctctccttgggctggccaaacctcccaatattcatacacatcatgcaccttcaagatcaacaccactcttaggaggatcttgcacacacacatccatagcttccgcaccatatcttacatgattcaagaagaccttcatgaaatttgccatcatttggtatcatgagcttgggttcttcaagatgagttgcttttggtcttttcatttctagttcttctttatttcatgttgttcatcttatttccataattgtcttgctgttttttgcattttaatttgttttggtgtgctatttggaagatctaaccaaagcacttttgttcaattgatcttgaacaatttcttgtgcaaattgtgataggattccatacaccttgagttgctgtttttcttttaggaatttcagtctttattgctttcttatttggttcatattatgcttttgagtctttaatttctgaatccatatatgttttgtcaagtcatgttcatccacaatgtgaacaattcttagtagtcctttatttggcttgattatttcttgattttgggtatctttaattgctttgaatttgctgttctttgatcttttggtgcctttttaattttagtttgagttccatttgtgtttagatcctacacaaattctatttcaaaaattctattgtgtttaaattttggtatcttgctgttttttgtttccagtttccagaatcccctgtttcaaattttctgtgctggctgttttgttccagaaaaatattttcactcataggaaaattttgattctctgaaatatgcaagtttgaagtgttatagaaaggacaaaaaaataattagttcaaaagaatcaacagaaaaaaaatgataaatcttttaaaatcagtgtgcaaatctgaggcactacagctggcgtaactgaacaccaaaattgcaaaatttattaaaaaaaattggtgcatgcgttttgagtgattccaaagccagattttagttaagatcttgaatatcttgcatatcaaatttaagaatcatatcttaaaagcacagctcagcataaattggggaaaaacacgtttctggcccacaacattttccagtggtgctgtttttttatttggtcatctaattctagtgccattcttaggattcttttgtgtgcctacctttattttggtaccttttatttgcttgcttaatatttctgggacctctttctagttgtcataatctaactccttttggtggtactgttttttttaattaaattgtttcttgcttttgttctttgacctctaatttggtgctggactttatttctcctttggtgcttaattgaatggaaacttgacttgggtaaggtctagtcttttgataggtgctggaattggagaattaaaaccttcattctaaggggaaacaaagccaaggccaaaacaagctttcttgaaaaacactacaaacacttggagggccaacaagcaaagacaacaaggaagtgcatttagcaaaagaaggatcaacaaagggagttttcttaatttctttgcaacttagtttgtgttaattacttcttaattACGTACTTAGACGGttagtgtgtcttcaagggctccaagtgtccaagaagcctcacctagggccgactagtgtagaactCCTTAATTAGCAATTCTtaattgtttttagttgtttctatattgcttaattagtaacgctttgtatgtgtggttgttttaagctttgttaaaaccgtctagttttgttaattagttagcatacattgttttcttgcattgaaaaaaaaattgatttctcaacttaattgtgttctaagtagtttactaaga
Encoded here:
- the LOC137836029 gene encoding uncharacterized protein — its product is MVDIPCIGRKYTWYRPNGKAKSRLDIFLTTFEWLQHWLGNKQYVLDRQVSDHCAVVLKANIVDWGPKPFRFLDIWQEHKEFDNFVKDKLGSYLVQGNEIFVLKEKLKMLKSDLKGWNKDVFGYIDKLKVDILNKIQELDRRDDEDELDENKIRERRELLS